The proteins below come from a single Enterobacteriaceae endosymbiont of Donacia fulgens genomic window:
- the prfB gene encoding peptide chain release factor 2 (programmed frameshift), translating to MLEIYLIKNKLKKIKKRNIFIRGFLNYSKYKKKLLIIKNQLKNPNIWNNFDYLCSLNKRKTHIKNLISSLDNINQEIIDINELINLAINTNDHKILKESIKILFNIQNKINNLEFKKIFIQKNDKRNCFMDIQSGSGGIESQDWAKIIMKMYLKWAEKKNFQVKIISESPGEVIGIKSSTLHIIGDYAFGWLRTENGIHRLVRKSPFSSSGRRHTSFASTFIYPEIKDNINISINSEDLRIDVYRSSGAGGQHVNRTESAVRITHIPTGIVTQCQNNRSQHQNKIQAMKQIKFKLYQLQNNIKKKIKKKIEKKKFNISWGYQIRSYILDNSRIKDIRTGIETNDVQYILNGNLDKFIQASLKLGL from the exons ATGTTAGAAATTTATTTAATAAAAAATAAATTAAAAAAAATAAAAAAAAGGAATATTTTTATTAGGGGGTTTCTT AATTATTCAAAATATAAAAAAAAATTATTAATAATAAAAAATCAACTTAAAAATCCTAATATTTGGAATAATTTTGATTATTTATGTTCTTTAAATAAAAGAAAAACACATATTAAAAATTTAATATCAAGTTTAGATAATATTAATCAAGAAATTATTGATATTAATGAATTAATTAATTTAGCAATTAATACTAATGATCACAAAATATTAAAAGAATCAATAAAAATATTATTTAATATTCAAAATAAAATAAATAATTTAGAATTTAAAAAAATCTTTATTCAAAAAAATGATAAAAGAAATTGTTTTATGGATATCCAATCTGGATCAGGGGGGATAGAATCTCAAGATTGGGCAAAAATAATAATGAAAATGTATTTAAAATGGGCAGAAAAAAAAAATTTTCAAGTAAAAATAATAAGTGAATCTCCAGGAGAAGTTATAGGTATAAAATCATCTACATTACATATTATAGGTGATTATGCTTTTGGATGGTTACGTACAGAAAATGGTATTCATCGTTTAGTTAGAAAAAGTCCTTTTAGTTCATCTGGGAGAAGGCATACATCTTTTGCTTCAACTTTTATATATCCAGAAATTAAAGATAATATTAATATATCTATTAATTCAGAAGATTTACGTATTGATGTGTATCGATCTTCAGGAGCAGGTGGACAACATGTAAATCGTACAGAATCTGCTGTACGAATTACACATATTCCAACTGGAATAGTAACACAATGTCAAAATAATAGATCACAACATCAAAATAAAATTCAAGCTATGAAACAAATAAAATTTAAGTTATATCAATTACAAAATAATATAAAAAAAAAAATAAAAAAAAAAATAGAAAAAAAAAAATTTAATATTAGTTGGGGATACCAAATACGTTCTTATATACTAGATAATTCAAGAATTAAAGATATAAGAACAGGTATAGAAACTAATGATGTACAGTATATACTTAATGGTAATTTAGATAAATTTATTCAAGCTAGTTTAAAACTAGGTTTATAA
- the rpiA gene encoding ribose-5-phosphate isomerase RpiA has protein sequence MFNKLKILAAKSAIKYIKNNNIIGIGSGTTISHFIDILFTKKKNIKGIVSASKSSTKKLKKYKFNIYQINKIKKIGIYFDSADEINKKMQMIKGGGAALTNEKIISSVSDIFICIIDESKYVKNLGILHPVPVEIIPLAEKFIIRKLLHIGAIAKRRINTITEHGNIILDVYKLNLHEPMKIEKYINNIPGVITVGLFTQRCADIVIISKNNQTISIINKKN, from the coding sequence ATGTTTAATAAATTAAAAATTCTTGCAGCAAAATCAGCAATAAAATATATTAAAAATAATAATATTATTGGAATTGGATCAGGAACAACAATATCTCATTTTATTGATATCTTATTTACTAAAAAAAAGAATATTAAGGGAATAGTATCTGCTTCTAAAAGTTCTACAAAAAAATTAAAAAAATATAAATTTAATATTTATCAAATTAATAAAATAAAAAAAATTGGAATATATTTTGATAGTGCTGATGAAATTAATAAAAAAATGCAAATGATAAAAGGAGGAGGAGCTGCATTAACTAATGAAAAAATTATATCTAGTGTTTCAGATATATTTATATGCATAATAGATGAATCAAAATATGTAAAAAATTTAGGTATATTACATCCAGTACCAGTAGAAATTATACCTTTAGCAGAAAAATTTATTATTAGAAAATTATTACATATAGGAGCAATTGCTAAAAGACGAATAAATACAATTACAGAACATGGAAATATAATATTAGATGTATATAAATTAAATTTACATGAACCTATGAAAATAGAAAAGTATATAAATAATATTCCTGGAGTTATTACAGTTGGTTTATTTACACAAAGATGTGCTGATATAGTTATAATAAGCAAAAATAATCAGACAATCTCAATAATAAATAAGAAAAATTAA
- a CDS encoding UvrD-helicase domain-containing protein: MKNFNLLKNLNNKQKEVVSEIRKNLLILAGAGSGKTLVLIRRIAWLIYKEKCSPKSILAMTFTNKAALELKNRIKFLIDNDQKNDIWIGTFHSFAYYILRIYYLEAGLTKNFQIIDTFDQKNFIKKILKKLSLQNKNYSIDNILKYINNFKNNFFNKNNNYFDENNSSYNEIFSKIYIEYQNYCKITEVIDFNDLILCLYKLFLYNSHILKIYQQRFKNILIDEFQDTNDIQYKFISLLYSKYYDTKIFLVGDDDQSIYGWRGAQVENMHRFLKDFDKVKIILLEQNYRSTSNILEAANKLISYNNTRLKKKLWTHENHGRLIYIYSAFNEFDEAKYIAKYIYKNFIKKDLELNNCAILYRNNFQSRILEEIMLKFAIPYKIYGGIRFFERQEIKYILSYLRLISNYNDDNSFERIINIPKRNIGEKTLNIIKFISKKYSLTLWKSSIYLLKNKKYLNTMSFNALKKFIVLIKFLKNNIKNKPLSIIIKETIKDSGLWEMYNKSCFNEKNFSKTNNLKELINAADDFTKNSLKNQNELFYTNIKENLLIDFLSQTLLLTDDVNSNKTNQKINNYIQMMTIHSSKGLEFSEVFIIGMEEGIFPNKISFTNKNINEERRLAYVGITRAKKKLTLTYTKKRYLYGKEINSIPSRFISELPENCIKKISYLKNNILFKSNIILNKKKYFIGQIVYHKIFGKGIILKIEVIKNNIKLQIKFNNKVTKWIISDYIQSYV, translated from the coding sequence ATGAAAAATTTTAATTTATTAAAAAATTTAAATAATAAACAAAAAGAAGTTGTATCTGAAATAAGAAAAAATTTGTTAATATTAGCTGGAGCAGGTAGTGGAAAAACACTTGTATTAATTCGTAGAATAGCATGGTTAATTTATAAAGAAAAATGTTCTCCTAAATCTATCTTAGCTATGACTTTTACAAATAAAGCAGCATTAGAATTAAAAAATAGGATTAAATTTTTAATAGATAATGATCAAAAAAATGATATTTGGATAGGAACATTTCATAGTTTTGCATATTATATATTAAGAATTTATTATTTAGAAGCAGGATTAACTAAAAATTTTCAAATTATAGATACTTTTGATCAAAAAAATTTTATTAAAAAAATTTTAAAAAAATTATCTTTACAAAACAAAAATTATTCTATAGATAATATTTTAAAATATATAAATAATTTTAAAAATAATTTTTTTAATAAAAATAATAATTATTTTGATGAAAATAATTCTTCTTATAATGAAATTTTTTCTAAAATATATATTGAATATCAAAATTATTGTAAAATTACAGAAGTTATTGATTTTAATGATTTAATATTATGTTTATATAAATTATTTTTATATAATTCTCATATATTAAAAATATATCAACAAAGATTTAAAAATATTTTAATTGATGAATTTCAAGATACAAATGATATACAATATAAATTTATATCTTTATTATATAGTAAATATTATGATACTAAAATTTTTCTTGTTGGTGATGATGATCAATCAATTTATGGATGGAGAGGTGCACAAGTTGAAAATATGCATCGTTTTTTAAAAGATTTTGATAAAGTTAAAATAATTTTGTTAGAACAAAATTATCGTTCTACCTCAAATATTTTAGAAGCTGCAAATAAATTAATTTCTTATAATAATACTAGGTTAAAAAAAAAATTATGGACTCATGAAAATCATGGAAGACTTATTTATATATATTCTGCATTTAATGAATTTGATGAAGCTAAATATATTGCAAAATATATATACAAAAATTTTATAAAAAAAGATTTAGAATTAAATAATTGTGCAATTCTTTATAGAAATAATTTTCAATCTCGTATTTTAGAAGAAATTATGTTAAAATTTGCTATTCCATATAAAATTTATGGAGGAATACGTTTTTTTGAACGTCAGGAAATAAAATATATTTTATCATATTTAAGATTAATATCTAATTATAATGATGATAATTCTTTTGAAAGAATTATAAATATTCCTAAAAGGAATATTGGAGAAAAAACATTAAATATAATAAAATTTATTTCTAAAAAATATTCATTAACATTATGGAAATCTAGTATTTATTTATTAAAAAATAAAAAATATTTAAATACTATGTCATTTAATGCATTAAAAAAATTTATTGTTTTAATTAAATTTTTAAAAAATAATATAAAAAATAAGCCATTATCAATTATTATAAAAGAAACCATAAAAGATTCTGGATTATGGGAAATGTATAATAAAAGTTGTTTTAATGAAAAAAATTTTAGTAAAACAAATAATTTAAAAGAATTAATTAATGCTGCTGACGATTTTACAAAAAATTCATTAAAAAATCAAAATGAATTATTTTATACAAATATTAAAGAAAATTTATTAATAGATTTTCTTTCACAAACATTATTATTAACTGATGATGTTAATTCAAATAAAACAAATCAAAAAATTAACAATTATATCCAAATGATGACTATTCATTCATCTAAAGGACTAGAGTTTTCTGAAGTTTTTATTATAGGTATGGAAGAGGGTATTTTTCCTAATAAAATTTCTTTTACTAATAAAAATATAAATGAAGAAAGACGTTTAGCATATGTAGGAATTACTAGAGCAAAAAAAAAATTAACATTAACTTATACAAAAAAACGTTATTTATATGGTAAAGAAATTAATTCAATACCATCAAGATTTATTAGTGAATTACCAGAAAATTGTATAAAAAAAATTAGTTATTTAAAAAATAATATTTTATTTAAATCAAATATTATTTTAAATAAAAAAAAATATTTTATAGGACAAATAGTTTATCATAAAATTTTTGGTAAAGGAATTATTCTAAAAATAGAAGTTATTAAAAATAATATAAAATTACAAATTAAATTTAATAATAAAGTAACAAAATGGATAATATCTGATTATATACAATCTTATGTATAA
- the dapF gene encoding diaminopimelate epimerase produces the protein MKFTKMHALGNDFIIINNIKKNFFLKKEIIQKLSNRYLGIGFDQLLLLELSSNKNIDFNYRIFNSNGNEVEQCGNGARCLALYLKIKKLTLKKKICVSTKNRLIYLKILNNNLISVNMGIPLFNPKEIPFITNSIKNTYKLFFQNKYIYFNIVSLGNPHCVIQVKDVLNTPVSLIGSFFENHKLFPQKINVGFMEYLNIDNIKIRVFERGVGETMSCGSGACAAVAIGIKKNILSKKVYVHLTGGVIVITWLGNNHNLYMQGSANYVYDGKILL, from the coding sequence ATAAAATTTACAAAAATGCATGCATTAGGAAATGATTTTATTATTATAAATAATATAAAAAAAAATTTCTTTTTAAAAAAAGAAATAATACAAAAATTATCTAATAGATATTTAGGAATAGGATTTGATCAATTATTATTATTAGAATTATCATCAAATAAAAATATTGATTTTAATTATAGAATTTTTAATTCTAATGGTAATGAAGTAGAACAATGTGGTAATGGAGCACGTTGTCTTGCATTATATTTAAAAATAAAAAAATTAACCTTAAAAAAAAAAATATGTGTAAGTACAAAAAATCGTTTAATATATTTAAAAATTTTAAATAATAATTTAATTTCTGTAAATATGGGTATACCTTTATTTAATCCAAAAGAAATTCCATTTATAACTAATAGTATTAAAAATACATATAAATTATTTTTTCAAAATAAATATATTTATTTTAATATTGTTTCGTTAGGAAATCCACATTGTGTTATTCAAGTAAAAGATGTTTTAAATACTCCAGTATCATTAATAGGTTCTTTTTTTGAGAATCATAAATTATTTCCTCAAAAAATTAATGTAGGTTTTATGGAATATTTAAATATTGATAATATCAAAATAAGGGTATTTGAACGTGGAGTAGGAGAAACTATGTCTTGTGGATCAGGAGCTTGTGCAGCTGTAGCAATAGGTATAAAAAAAAATATTTTATCTAAAAAAGTATACGTACATCTTACTGGAGGAGTTATTGTTATAACTTGGCTAGGAAATAATCATAATTTATATATGCAAGGAAGTGCTAATTATGTTTATGATGGTAAAATATTACTATAA
- the tpiA gene encoding triose-phosphate isomerase, whose translation MKKFLIIANWKLNGNFYFINKNINLIKKKIDNLLSFCDLSIAPPYLYISYINNFLKNTSISLTAQNVDIHTEGSFTGEISINMLKDVGVKYVIIGHSERRLYHNEDNNLISKKFILIKNNGLIPIICLGETEKQKEQNQTEKVCIQQINNILENSNINILNKTIIAYEPIWAIGSGKSANINEIEKIILYIKKYIASLDAKIAENIYFLYGGSVNYSNLDIFLKKKIINGLLVGKASLTTENFISLVKKAEKIINSLNRS comes from the coding sequence ATGAAAAAATTTTTAATTATTGCTAATTGGAAATTAAATGGTAACTTTTATTTTATAAATAAAAATATAAATTTAATTAAAAAAAAAATAGATAATTTATTATCTTTTTGTGATCTATCTATAGCACCTCCTTACTTATATATAAGTTATATTAATAATTTTTTAAAAAATACATCTATATCTTTAACTGCACAAAATGTTGATATACATACAGAAGGATCTTTTACTGGAGAAATATCAATTAATATGTTAAAAGATGTTGGAGTAAAATATGTAATAATTGGACATTCAGAAAGAAGATTATATCATAATGAAGATAATAATCTTATATCTAAAAAATTTATTTTAATTAAAAATAATGGATTAATTCCAATAATATGTTTAGGAGAAACAGAAAAACAAAAAGAACAAAATCAAACAGAAAAAGTTTGTATTCAACAAATTAATAACATATTAGAAAATAGTAATATTAATATTTTAAATAAAACTATTATTGCTTATGAACCTATTTGGGCTATTGGATCAGGAAAAAGCGCAAATATTAATGAAATAGAAAAAATTATTTTATATATTAAAAAATATATAGCATCTTTAGATGCTAAAATAGCAGAAAATATTTATTTTTTATATGGTGGATCTGTTAATTATTCTAATTTAGATATTTTTTTGAAAAAAAAAATTATTAATGGTTTATTAGTAGGAAAAGCTTCTTTAACAACAGAAAATTTTATATCTTTAGTTAAAAAAGCTGAAAAAATAATAAATTCATTAAATAGGTCTTAA
- the lysS gene encoding lysine--tRNA ligase, translating into MSENKKKFNNNIKNIDNNEIKFRHKKLTELRKNNNIVFPNNFKISISLHEIYKKYNHKNIFSEKKIFNIAGRIVNLRIMGKASFINIQDYTGKIQIYISQNKVSQKIYKNFLKKYDLGDIIGIIGYIFKTKTNILSIFCQKIYLLTKAIRPLPDKYHGLQDKEIKYRKRYLDLIVNKKTRYIFKKRSQIILNIRNFMNKQGFIEVETPMMHNIPGGALARPFITYHNTYNKNIYLRIAPELYLKRLIIGGLNKIFEINRNFRNEGISTKHNPEFTMMELYITYSNYKDLMIFFEKLFKKIYQIIFKNNLLKYNNYIFDLNKKFNKLTMKESIIYFYPNFSLENLEDSKKLIKIANLLNVKINQDWSKGKIIFEIFEEKIINKIIEPTFITEYPIEISPLSRNNDLNPSFTDRFEFFICGMEIANGFSELNDPEEQKKRFKEQQNIKNIHNDKNTYENFYDQDYIEALEHGLPPTAGLGIGIDRLIMLFTDTKSIRDVILFPMLRPI; encoded by the coding sequence ATGTCTGAAAATAAAAAAAAATTTAATAATAATATAAAAAATATTGATAATAATGAAATAAAATTTAGGCATAAAAAATTAACAGAATTAAGAAAAAATAATAATATAGTTTTTCCTAATAATTTTAAAATTAGTATTTCATTACATGAAATATATAAAAAATATAATCATAAAAATATTTTTTCAGAAAAAAAAATATTTAATATTGCAGGACGTATAGTAAATTTAAGAATTATGGGAAAAGCTTCTTTTATTAATATTCAAGATTATACAGGAAAGATACAAATTTATATATCTCAAAATAAAGTTTCACAAAAAATATATAAAAATTTTTTAAAAAAATATGATCTTGGAGATATAATAGGTATTATTGGTTATATTTTTAAAACTAAAACTAACATTTTATCTATTTTTTGTCAAAAAATTTATTTATTAACAAAAGCAATTAGACCATTACCTGATAAATATCATGGATTACAAGATAAAGAAATAAAATATAGAAAAAGATATTTAGATTTAATTGTTAATAAAAAAACACGTTATATTTTTAAAAAAAGATCACAAATTATATTAAATATTCGTAATTTTATGAATAAACAAGGTTTTATAGAAGTAGAAACTCCTATGATGCATAATATTCCAGGAGGAGCTTTAGCTAGACCATTTATAACATATCATAATACTTATAACAAAAATATTTATTTACGTATTGCTCCTGAACTTTATTTAAAACGCCTCATAATTGGAGGTTTGAATAAAATTTTTGAAATTAATAGAAATTTTAGAAATGAAGGAATTTCAACAAAACATAATCCTGAATTTACTATGATGGAATTATATATAACATATTCTAATTATAAAGATTTAATGATTTTTTTTGAAAAATTATTTAAAAAAATATATCAAATAATATTTAAAAATAATTTATTAAAATATAATAATTATATTTTTGATTTGAATAAAAAATTTAATAAATTAACAATGAAAGAATCTATTATATATTTTTATCCTAATTTTTCTTTAGAAAATTTAGAAGATAGTAAAAAATTAATAAAAATTGCTAATTTATTAAATGTTAAAATAAATCAAGATTGGAGTAAAGGTAAAATTATTTTTGAAATTTTTGAAGAAAAAATTATAAATAAAATTATAGAACCAACATTTATTACAGAATATCCTATTGAAATTTCTCCATTATCAAGAAATAATGATTTAAATCCTTCATTTACCGATAGATTTGAATTTTTTATTTGTGGTATGGAAATAGCTAATGGTTTTTCTGAACTTAATGATCCTGAAGAACAAAAAAAAAGATTTAAAGAACAACAAAATATTAAAAATATACATAATGATAAAAATACTTATGAAAATTTTTATGATCAAGATTATATAGAAGCATTAGAACATGGTTTACCTCCTACTGCAGGATTAGGTATCGGTATAGATAGATTAATAATGTTATTTACTGATACAAAATCAATTAGAGATGTAATTTTATTTCCAATGTTAAGACCTATTTAA
- a CDS encoding Do family serine endopeptidase, translating into MKKFKIFFYIFFFIIVITIQQKHVNAKLLPFNLIKKWNNNSLPSLSKVLSKVTPSVVSIDVQGSTFVSQFRLPPKIQEYLNEHFSLCKEGSPYENTPICGNNNNILEQKFHAIGSGVIINSKKGIIITNNHVINHANYISVELNNGKTYEAKIIGQDPQMDIALIQIKDQTKKLKSLKIANSDNLKVGDYTIAIGNPYGLGETVTSGIISGLGRTGLNIENFENFIQTDAAINRGSSGGALVNLNGDLIGINTAILTPNEGNIGIGFAIPSNTVVSLVNQFMKFGKIKRGSLGIYGVELDPQLAKVMNISNVWKGTFVRDIVPFKDNQLQPGDIIVSLNGRQVNSYALLKAKISTFMRGTIIRLGIVRKGIFKNIKIKLNDYCNNDFFVNNMMYYGIEGSYLINTDLKNRNVYFKIGKNTAVKVIKILPNSPAAIIGLKKDDIILSINRKRTVDIKKVKEILDKHPSLILLYILRGKNKFYLLN; encoded by the coding sequence ATGAAAAAATTTAAAATATTTTTTTATATATTTTTTTTTATTATTGTAATAACAATACAACAAAAACATGTTAATGCTAAATTATTACCATTTAATTTAATAAAAAAATGGAATAATAATTCATTACCAAGTTTATCAAAAGTATTATCAAAAGTTACTCCTTCAGTTGTTAGTATTGATGTTCAAGGAAGTACTTTTGTATCACAATTTAGATTACCTCCTAAAATACAAGAATATTTAAATGAACATTTTTCATTATGTAAAGAAGGATCACCATATGAAAATACTCCTATTTGTGGAAATAATAATAATATTCTTGAACAAAAATTTCATGCAATTGGGTCTGGTGTGATTATAAATTCTAAAAAAGGCATAATTATTACTAATAATCATGTTATTAATCATGCTAACTATATTTCAGTAGAATTAAATAATGGTAAAACTTATGAAGCTAAAATTATAGGTCAAGATCCACAAATGGATATAGCTTTAATACAAATTAAAGATCAAACAAAAAAGTTAAAAAGTTTAAAAATAGCTAATTCTGATAATTTAAAAGTTGGTGATTATACTATAGCAATAGGAAATCCATACGGTTTAGGTGAAACTGTAACATCAGGGATTATATCTGGATTAGGACGTACAGGTCTTAATATTGAAAATTTTGAAAATTTTATTCAAACAGATGCTGCAATTAATCGTGGTAGTTCTGGTGGAGCATTAGTTAATTTAAATGGAGATTTAATTGGGATTAATACTGCTATTTTAACTCCTAATGAAGGTAATATCGGGATAGGTTTTGCTATACCTAGCAATACTGTTGTTAGTTTAGTTAATCAATTTATGAAATTTGGAAAAATAAAAAGAGGTTCTTTAGGAATTTATGGAGTTGAATTAGATCCTCAACTAGCTAAAGTTATGAATATTTCTAATGTATGGAAAGGTACTTTTGTGCGTGATATTGTACCATTTAAAGATAATCAGTTACAACCTGGTGATATTATTGTATCATTAAATGGTAGACAAGTTAATAGTTATGCTTTATTAAAAGCAAAAATAAGTACTTTTATGAGAGGTACTATTATTAGATTAGGAATTGTAAGAAAAGGTATTTTTAAAAATATAAAAATAAAATTAAATGATTATTGTAATAATGATTTTTTTGTAAATAATATGATGTATTATGGTATTGAAGGAAGTTATTTAATTAATACTGATTTAAAAAATAGAAATGTATATTTTAAAATAGGAAAAAATACTGCAGTTAAAGTTATAAAAATATTACCTAATTCTCCTGCAGCAATAATAGGTTTAAAAAAAGATGATATAATATTATCAATTAATAGAAAACGTACTGTTGATATAAAAAAAGTTAAAGAAATTTTAGATAAACATCCATCGTTAATTTTATTATATATTTTAAGAGGAAAAAATAAATTTTATTTACTTAATTAA
- the corA gene encoding magnesium/cobalt transporter CorA — protein MLNAYKIYNKHLIYIKLNNNYNNLLDAIWIDLIKPEDNERKKIFYLLGQNLATRPELEDIEASARFFENKEGLHIHSFFFYKNKDEYAGITTVAFTIKNNRLYTLREKELSAFRLYRKRMYNHNAMIYGNPYELLLDIFDTKIEQLADKIENIYSDLESLSCIIMKGHKSDQFNNAFSTLAELEDIGWKVRLCLMDTQRAVNFLMRKTRLPKIQIEQAREISRDIESLLPHNESLFQKVNFLVQAAMGFINIEQNRIIKIFSLVSVIFLPPTLVASNYGMNFSFLPELKWKYGYFYAIIIMIISALAPYFYFKRKKWL, from the coding sequence ATGTTAAATGCTTATAAAATATATAACAAACATTTAATTTATATAAAATTAAATAATAATTATAATAATCTTTTAGATGCAATTTGGATTGATTTAATTAAACCTGAAGATAATGAAAGAAAAAAAATTTTTTATTTATTAGGACAAAATTTAGCTACTAGACCTGAATTAGAAGATATAGAAGCTTCTGCAAGATTTTTTGAAAATAAAGAAGGATTACATATTCATTCTTTCTTTTTTTATAAAAATAAAGATGAATATGCTGGAATTACTACTGTTGCATTTACAATTAAAAATAATAGATTATATACTTTAAGAGAAAAAGAATTATCTGCTTTTCGTTTATATAGAAAACGTATGTATAATCATAATGCCATGATATATGGTAATCCTTATGAATTATTATTAGATATATTTGATACTAAAATTGAACAATTAGCTGATAAAATAGAAAATATATATAGTGATTTAGAGTCTTTAAGTTGTATTATTATGAAAGGACATAAAAGTGATCAATTTAATAATGCATTTTCTACTTTAGCTGAATTGGAAGATATTGGTTGGAAAGTAAGATTATGTTTAATGGATACACAAAGAGCAGTAAATTTTTTAATGAGAAAAACTAGATTACCTAAAATTCAAATAGAACAAGCTAGAGAAATATCAAGAGATATTGAATCACTTCTACCTCATAATGAATCATTATTTCAAAAAGTTAATTTTTTAGTTCAAGCTGCAATGGGTTTTATAAATATAGAACAAAATAGAATTATAAAAATTTTTTCATTAGTATCTGTTATTTTTTTACCACCTACTTTAGTAGCATCTAATTATGGTATGAATTTTTCTTTTTTACCTGAATTAAAATGGAAATATGGTTATTTTTATGCCATCATCATAATGATAATTTCAGCATTAGCTCCTTACTTTTATTTTAAAAGAAAAAAATGGTTATAA
- a CDS encoding FAD-binding oxidoreductase, whose protein sequence is MTEWSIGKIKKIKYWTKNLFSIILNAKINNFYAGQFTKLALEINNKKIKRAYSYINPPQSKNYEFYISNVKKGKLSPYLYNLQINDKIFISKNSSGILILDNIKSCENLWMLSTGTGIGPYLSILQDNICFKKFSKIILVHSIRYIEDFSYLNLLKKIQKKSFNKLIIQIILTRNININKNILYGYIPNLIKNGKLEEKVGLKINNNNSHVVLCGNPEMIKQTQDFLEKNRNLSKNLKKKNGNITSERYW, encoded by the coding sequence ATGACAGAATGGAGTATTGGTAAAATAAAAAAAATAAAGTATTGGACAAAAAATTTATTTAGCATTATTTTAAATGCAAAAATTAATAATTTTTATGCAGGTCAATTTACAAAATTAGCATTAGAAATTAATAATAAAAAAATAAAAAGAGCTTATTCTTATATTAATCCCCCCCAAAGTAAAAATTATGAATTTTATATTTCTAATGTTAAAAAAGGTAAATTAAGTCCATATTTATATAATTTACAAATTAATGATAAAATTTTTATTTCTAAAAATTCATCAGGTATCTTAATTTTAGATAATATTAAATCTTGTGAAAATTTATGGATGTTATCAACAGGAACTGGGATTGGACCTTATCTTTCAATATTACAAGATAATATATGTTTTAAAAAATTTTCAAAAATAATTTTAGTACATTCTATTAGATATATAGAAGATTTTAGTTATTTAAATTTATTAAAAAAAATACAAAAAAAATCCTTTAATAAATTAATAATTCAAATTATTTTAACTAGAAATATTAATATAAATAAAAATATCTTATATGGTTATATTCCCAATTTAATAAAAAATGGAAAATTAGAAGAAAAAGTCGGATTAAAAATCAATAATAATAATAGTCATGTAGTGTTATGTGGTAATCCAGAAATGATTAAACAAACACAAGATTTTTTAGAAAAAAATAGAAATTTATCTAAAAATTTAAAAAAAAAAAATGGTAATATAACATCTGAAAGATATTGGTAA